One Bradyrhizobium sp. CCGB12 genomic window carries:
- the xerD gene encoding site-specific tyrosine recombinase XerD, producing MRTQPSDTKLTGLFLDMLAAEQGAGPNTLDAYRRDLTDFSEFLDRVGHSFADAETQTLRDYLADLDTRGFKSTSVARRLSAMRHLFRFLLNERIRTEDPAAILSGPKRGRGLPKVLSIGDVDRMLRRAKELSEAEDASPSKRLRSLRLYCLLEVLYATGLRVSELVALPRSAAKRDARMIVVRGKGNKERLVPLNDASRQAMADYLAATEAAKADKKNGVATSKWLFPSFGESGHLTRQHFARDLKELAVASGLQARLVSPHVLRHAFASHLLHNGADLRIVQTLLGHTDISTTQIYTHVVEERLKSLVRDLHPLAEK from the coding sequence ATGCGCACCCAGCCCTCCGATACCAAGCTCACCGGCCTGTTCCTCGACATGCTCGCGGCGGAACAGGGCGCCGGGCCCAACACGCTCGATGCCTACCGCCGCGACCTCACCGATTTCTCCGAATTCCTGGACCGTGTCGGCCACAGTTTTGCGGATGCCGAGACGCAGACCTTGCGCGACTATCTCGCCGATCTCGACACGCGTGGTTTCAAGTCCACCAGTGTCGCGCGGCGGCTGTCGGCGATGCGACATCTGTTCCGCTTTCTTCTCAACGAGCGGATCAGAACCGAGGATCCCGCAGCGATCCTGTCGGGGCCCAAGCGCGGCCGCGGCCTGCCAAAAGTGCTGTCGATCGGAGATGTTGACCGCATGCTCCGCCGTGCCAAGGAATTGAGCGAGGCGGAGGATGCCTCGCCGTCGAAACGGCTGCGGAGCTTGCGGCTCTATTGCCTGCTCGAGGTGCTCTACGCCACGGGCCTGCGCGTCTCCGAGCTGGTGGCGCTGCCACGCTCGGCGGCCAAGCGCGATGCGCGCATGATCGTGGTGCGCGGCAAGGGCAACAAGGAACGCCTGGTGCCGCTCAACGATGCCTCGCGGCAGGCGATGGCCGACTATCTCGCCGCGACCGAGGCTGCAAAGGCCGACAAGAAGAACGGCGTGGCCACCTCGAAATGGCTGTTTCCCTCGTTCGGCGAGAGCGGACATCTGACGCGGCAGCATTTTGCCCGCGACCTGAAGGAGCTCGCGGTCGCCTCCGGCCTTCAGGCCCGCCTGGTCTCCCCGCACGTGCTGCGCCACGCCTTCGCCAGCCACCTGCTCCACAACGGCGCGGACTTACGCATCGTGCAGACCCTGCTCGGCCACACCGACATCTCGACGACCCAGATCTACACCCATGTCGTCGAGGAGCGGCTGAAGAGCCTGGTCCGCGACCTCCACCCGCTGGCGGAGAAGTAG
- a CDS encoding histidine kinase, with protein MPSLFRFLTVVAVIAGMVYGVLFALANFVNPKPREMTVTIPPDKFLKK; from the coding sequence ATGCCCAGCCTGTTCCGCTTCCTGACGGTCGTCGCCGTGATCGCCGGCATGGTCTATGGCGTGCTCTTCGCACTGGCGAACTTCGTCAATCCGAAGCCGCGGGAAATGACAGTGACGATCCCGCCTGACAAGTTTCTCAAGAAATAG
- a CDS encoding shikimate kinase has protein sequence MSDAALPLPGSPEADILSALGARSIVLVGMMGVGKSTIGRRMAARLKLPFVDADTEIEAAAGMTIPEIFERHGEPHFRDGEARVIARLLDSGPIVLATGGGAFMREETRVRIAAKAVSIWLKADHDVIMRRVRRRADRPLLQTADPEGTVTRLLTEREPVYGHADLTIASRDVPHDKIVEECIETLRAHLCGEQASHPPADVASAAR, from the coding sequence ATGTCCGACGCCGCGTTGCCGCTACCCGGTTCGCCTGAGGCCGACATCCTGTCGGCGCTCGGAGCGCGCTCGATCGTGCTCGTCGGCATGATGGGTGTGGGCAAATCCACCATCGGTCGCCGCATGGCGGCGCGGCTCAAGCTGCCCTTCGTCGATGCCGACACCGAGATCGAGGCGGCGGCCGGCATGACCATACCGGAGATCTTCGAGCGCCATGGCGAGCCGCATTTCCGCGACGGCGAGGCCCGCGTGATCGCGCGGCTGCTGGACAGCGGGCCGATCGTGCTTGCGACCGGCGGCGGCGCCTTCATGCGCGAGGAGACGCGCGTGCGAATCGCCGCGAAAGCGGTCTCGATCTGGCTCAAGGCCGACCACGACGTCATCATGCGCCGCGTGCGGCGCCGTGCCGATCGCCCGCTGCTCCAGACCGCCGATCCCGAAGGAACAGTGACGCGCCTGCTCACCGAGCGCGAGCCGGTCTATGGCCATGCCGACCTCACCATTGCCTCGCGCGACGTGCCGCACGACAAGATCGTCGAGGAATGCATCGAGACGCTGCGGGCCCATCTCTGCGGCGAGCAGGCGTCCCATCCACCTGCCGACGTTGCGAGTGCCGCACGATGA